GCACCGAGACCGTGCGTAGCTCCGGTTGCAACAATCTCCCCGAGCACTTGGCAGAGATATCAGACACTCGTAATTGGTGATGATGGAGATCTTGCAAACACACTTGAGAGATCATCTTTTCCCCGTTCACCCACACGGCCATTTCCATGTTGTGCGCAAGTGTCAGTCGCACGCTTTTCACAACTGACGGCAACGCACAGCGCCGCGCCGCCCACTTGACTTCAGGGTGCACATTGATGCCTGTATTCCCATCGAACTCAGACATCTCATTTTGAAACCAAAGCTTTCGTGGAACTTCAAAATCCTGATCAAATATCAATTCCGGCGAATTCAAATAAAACGAATCATGAAAGCTTTGCTGTAAGACTAGCTCATCGGAAGCGAGTGACAGCGTCACTTTCCCGCTCGGCCCCGTAAAAATCCACTCGAAACAAGCGCCCGCAGGCTCCCAAACATCAAAGTCCAAAGTCCGGTCAAAACAGGCCGTCAGCCATTCCTTAAAAAAAACCGGCTTTGCTTGATCTCCCTGCAACCAAACTTCCATAGCCAATTCCGATGCAGGCAACTCAAATACCCCAGCAACAACAGTTGTAGAATCATTGGAATGAAAATTGGCTTGTGACGCGATTTCTGGTGGTATCATAAATAAAAATCAGATGGCAAATGGCTGACATCTACGATTTTTAATTACGGGTAAAATAAATCTCCATTTCCAAGCGGAGCCCACCCCATCGCGCCTCGATGACCAAGCGAGTGTTCTAAGCTTCGACATGTGGCTCCACCCCCAAAGGGACGAACATAGCAGTCCCCAAGCCCAGCAAGGTCGGCGGCATGCATCAACTGATGCCGCATCACTTCAATAGCCACTCAGAACCACATTTTCACGCCACCGATCTGTAAGTGCCGCTCGCTAAGTTCTTCCCAAGGCATCCATTCCACATGTCCATCACGATACCCCGCATGGGCCCCAGTAGGCTCACCTGATTTTTGGTGATTCACCCCAGTGCCCCACTCATCGCCCATTTGTCGTGTAAGATCGACCCAAAGGTGCTGATAAGCGGTCTCATCGACGACTCTTTTCGCAAACAAGGGAAGGTCTTCGTCGGTGCCCCCCGATACGATGGCACTGGCAGCCCAGTTGTTATCATTGCCCATGTAGAGATAACCAGCAACGCGCGAGCCAGGCGAATAGTCCCAAAACTTTGCAGCATTCCAGTCTTCATTAGAGGGGTAGTAAAACGTATCCTCCGCCAAGCCATGCGTCACTCGAAACGACTCCAAGTTATCTGCATCAAACCAATAAGGATTATTATAGGTCGGCTGATGCAAGTCCGGCAACTTCCCCCCCAGCAGAGATGCTCCCTGCAATGTAGCCGTCAACAGCGCACGAAGATTAGAAACACAGGCAACACGCTGACTTTTCTCTCTGACACTTGAAACTACAGGAATCAGAATCGACATAAGAACAGCAATTATTGCCATCGAAAACAACAGCTCCGTAAGAGTAAAGGCGCTCGCCCTCGCAAACCGCTTACGACCTACATCTTGTTTAATTTTACTTACGTTTGGCTCCATCTCTAAGAATCCTTTATATAGTATTTATTACAACTGTTTCCGACCTGCCTCCTGACGCCGTAGGATACATTCCACAAACGGACTGAGTCTAATATTGCGCGGGATGCAAGGCACCCCGCGCAAAAAAATCAGATAATACGATTGTGCCTCAGGCGCTACGCATTTCGTGACCCACGCTTCAGAAAGACTGAAGCTCCCATCGAGGCAAATGCCAACACTAGCGCAAACGATGAGGGCTCGGGAATCACACTGCTAGCAGTGAGAACGACATTATCAATACGATGCGTCCGGTCAGTGGCGGAGGAAGTGTCGTAAAAGTAGAAGCGGAACTCCACGTCCGAGCTCAGCTCCTGAAACTCAGTGATGCCTGACAAGTCAATGAATTGAGCCACTGTCGTGCTGACATCGAGATCGGAACCGGAACCTGAATCATAATCCGCGCCATCGATGGTATATGTGCCAAGTAGGTCTCCGGCAGTTGCGAAGCCGTCAAAACTACTGAGAACAGACACACTGAAGGTCAGGGTGGGATGAGTGTTCCAGAACGCCTGATCAAATTCGAGCGAGTCTAGACTGACCGTGGCGCCGCCCGTCTCTACGTCGAGCGTGAAAGAATGATAATCGTTAGCAGTGATCGCATTGGAAAGGCTGCCTTCTGTTTGAAACGAGAAAAAGAAAGCATTATTCGATCCGCTGCTAATTCCGGAGTAGGTCGAAGTATTCGGACTGACCGTTCCGATGTAGTCCCCGGCAGTCGTGAAGCTATCCGTATCGCCGGACGCAGCGCTACCACCTGAAAAGTCATAATCGGCGACAACAACAGAAGCCGAGGCACCGCTCGCAAGGACTCCCAAAGAAAGGATCGCAGCAAACGCGGAAAGCCCGCGACGATTAAGTAGGTCTGAGTTGATTTTAGTATTCATGGGTCGTGTGTGTGTGTGTGTGTGTGTGTGTGTGTGTTATGTTTTTATGCGTGGCTTCGTGCCTTAAGTGTGAATGGCTATATTTTGCTCATATTTAACAGATCTAGCACAGTTATCTTCAAACAGTCAAGCTTACTTTCGAACTTCGCTCGACATTAAAGCAACATGACAACGCTAAGCATTCAACATGCCACAATCTAACAAACCAGCAATTCGCACCTAAAATGCCCTCAAACAAAGGCACTTACACATATAAAGCCTATTCATAACACAAACAACCAAGCACATGAGAAGCACCCCACACACCATGTATCAACACTGTATATTTATAATAAAAACAATCTCCGCGCAGCAAAAACCCAAAAAAGACAAACAACCACCCAGCCAAGCAATAAAAGCCACAAAATATCATAAATACATAAAAACAATACACTTAAGAATCAACTAGACAGCAATAAGCTCGCAGCAAAGCACAGCACACGACAACAAAAGCAACTAGATCACGAAATTGAATTGCAATTGACAGAACACAGAATACAGATGTAATACAGAATACTGACACGAAACACAATGACACACCACACACAGAGCAATCCGCACAGCACACACACACCCAATCAGCAAAAGCAGCAGCTGAGAGGCATAAAGCTCCGAAGCCTGCTGAAGCAGAGCACAGCAGGACTAATTGCGCTATCGATCGGCATCCTAACACCCATCGCCAGCCAAGCACAGGAGATCCTACTAGATGAAGATTTCTCAAGATCAGCCAAAGGCACCTTCCTAGAGCACTCCTCAGAATCCGAGTGGCACGCAGACAAAGGGCGATTAATCATCGGCAATGGGCGAGCACTCAATGGACAAGCACTTGGCTACGCCCCAAACAGAACATGGGCCAATCAGACCTACTATAAGAACCTCAACGCAACCCTCGCCCCCGGCGAAGCGGTCGAAGTCAGTTTTTCTGCAGCCGTCAAAACTGATGCTTCGCCAGAGTTTTATATATACGCCATGCGCCTCAACGACGGAGACAACTCAATCCAAATCCAAGTCAAAGGCGGCAAAGACGCACCAGTGGTGACAATCGAGAGCGTGCTAAACAATAAAAAGACTCAAGCTGAAATAACAAGTGCCTCCTACTACGAAACATCAGAGAGCGCTGGCCTAGTCGCAGTTGCGATGTTAGTCACCGAAAACTCCGCTCAGGCCTACTACGACCGCAATGGTAAGGGTGAATGGATCGCAATTGGTGAGCCCGTAGCCTGCCAATTGTCTACACTGGACCGCGTGCAGCTTAAATACTATTCAATGGGATTCTGGAGCGCGATGGACGACCTAAAAGTGGCCATCGGCAAACCTGGCCAATAACAAAATTCAAAGGATCTATATTATGGCGACAGTACGCACATTAAACGAAGACGGCGGCGAAAACGAATCTCCCGTGAATACACCGGAGCGAAGCCGCGTAATGAAGCACTTGAACAAACTCGTGCGACAACGCCACGAGGGCGATCGCTTGCCATCGGTCCGTCAGATCAGTAAAGACTGTCGTGTCAGTTCCGTGACCGTGCAGGCAGTCGTGGAGGACCTCTGCAAACAAGGGATCATTGAGACACGCCCCCGTAGCGGCATCTTCCTAGCTGAAGGCGGCTCCAAAGCAGGACTGGGCCAAGTCGACATACTATTTATAACCAGCAATGCGCACGCACTCGATGCAGATGTCGTAGAGCGGGAAACATTTCATCCACAACTACTACAAGAGCTGGTCAGCCGTTGTGGAAAAGACCTGCGGAGCACACGGGTTCACGTCATGCTGGGAAGCGCAGCCGACAGCGAATTACACGACCTGATCAGTCGTGTGGACTTTCAGTCCTGCGTCGTGATTGGAATGCAGGATCAACATGTAAACCAAGTCTTAAAGCAACATGAAGTGTCCTTTGTGCACCTATTCCCTTCGGCTCCGGTCTTACCGGATTACTGCGTGGCAGTGAACAACGAAAAACTGGTTCGCATGCAACTCGAGCACCTATGGAATCTGGGACATCAAAAGATTGGCTTGTTCGCCCGCTACGACGCAGCAGCCTTCCACCGCGACAAAGTGGAACGACGCATGTGCTACTATCGCCTGATGGCAGAAGCAGGACTGCGCGTGGCACCGCACTGGGCTCCGCAGCTCAGCTATGAGCCCGCCGAAGCAGTCGAAACAATCCAGACAGCCTTCGCAGATCCGACCGACCGCCCCACTGCGCTCATCGTCGATGACAGCTCGCTGCCACTGATCTATCAGACTCTTCAAAGCCTCGGGCTGACTCCCGGACGCGACATCGCGCTAGTCGGCACCGATGGTCTGCCGATTTCAGCGGCAATGCACCCCACGGCAACTTCCCTGCACATCGGGCTGGGCTCGGCCGCAGCCCTTGCTTTGGACATGCTGGATAGCCGGGCACAAAACCCAGACTTCCCTTCAGAATGTCGCTGGGCACCGATCGAACTCATCGCCCGGGACACGTCCTGCCCCCCGCCTGCATCCGTCGACGAGCCATCTGCAAGCTAGCGCAGGCCAAACGACTTTTAAATCCATTTCATCGACACCCATGTTAAATTTGATTCGAAAATCCACGTCGCTTGCGGCCTGTCTGACGGCAGCAGCGTTTGCACCCATCATTGCAGAAGGGCAAATTGAGGCTCCTTCCATTAGCTCTTCTTACCAGATCGACGGCTCCTTCGCCGAGCCCTTCTGGAAACAGCTGGAGTGGCAGGACTCTTTTCATGCATTAAAATCGGATGCGCCCGCACCCGATGCCACCCGTTTTACGGTCGCAGTGACTGACGATGCCCTGCTTATCGGTATCATCGCCGATGTGGACAAGGGCTTAATCGCCAATAAGGCAAACCAAACAACCGTCGCCAACCCCACTCTGGTCGGCTACGGCAAAGAGCCCGGCCTCGAATTGTTCATCGCTCCCAGCGCGGACAGCGATCAGTATGGTCAGTGGTATGTCACCACCGCTGGCTTGGCCAACGACATCTGGCGCAAAGCCGGCACGGGCGCCGGTGGCCTCACCTCATGGCGCAGCCAGGCCGAAGTGGCCTCACAGGTCAATGACGGCAAGTGGTTCGTCGAAATGGCGATCCCTTTGGCCGCATTCAAATACACACCGGAGTCCGCGGAACAAGACTGGCGCATCATGTTGGGCCGTGTGCATCCGAGAAAAGACGGTCGCCCGGTTTCCTATAGCACCCACGCTCCGCTCTCCGACAATTTCCATGAATTGGCCAATTATGTGCCCTTGCACATGGAGCACAGTGGACTCGAAGATTTCCTCTGGATGATCCGCCCGGTTAACGACGGCAAAGTCATCCAGGGCACCAACGGCATGCTTGAATATCAGCTTGAGATTGTAGCGGATCGAATGGAAAAAGAAGGCGCTGAGTTTCGCGATGTTCAGATTGATGGCACTCTGGAAACCACACAGGGAGCCGTCGAGGCATCCAGCATGGTGGCATTGAAATCGTCACGTTCTTCGATGGTTAATTTGACCTTTCCGCTATCGGCGAAAGACGCACCTAAAACCGGAACTCTGAAACTGAGTTTAGCAGCGAAAGAACTGCCCAATCGCGCCCTCGCCTTACATGTGCAGGATGTCCCATTGGACTTTAAACCGATCTCCATTCACGTCACCCAGCCAGCCTATCGTAATAGCATCTACGCGACGGAAGACATTGATGCCATCGAAGCGGCGGTCTCTCTGGCTGTCGCACCGGAAGACCTTAGAAATGCTCGTTTGACCGCAGCGCTCTATGCCAGCGGGAACGATCAACCTGTCGCGATCCAGGAACTCGATATGACAAACCTTCAGAGCACCGTGCGTCTGGAGCTGGAGCAAAAACTCGCGGTGGGCTCCTACCAACTGCAAGTGAGCGTGCAAAAGCCGGATGGCACTCAATGGCAGACGAAGGAATTGATTCGAAGCCTCCCCGCCGCGCCTTATGATGAATGGCGCATCGATGCCGACAAAGTGCTCCTGCGCAACGGTGAGCCCTTCCTGCCCTACGGTTGGTTCGGTTGGAAAACCGAAGCCGATCCTGCCATCGAGGGCATCAATACCGTGCATGTCTACCACCTCCCCAATCAGGGAATCGAAAAGACACTCGCATTCATGGACCGCATGGCCGAGGAAGGCGTCGTCTGCCTGACAGATCCATGGCCTGCAGCGCTGTATCGTAAAAACCAAAAGCAACCGATGTCCGTCGCCGAGGAAGAACAGCTGCGCCAATACGTGCGCCGTCTGCGCGACCACAAAGCTCTCTTAGCCTATTACATTTACGATGAGCCCGAATTCGTTCCAGTGCTTCCCGAGCGCCTGAATCGCGCCTATGAAATTATCCAGGAAGAAGATCCCTACCACCCCTGCATCATTCTCAATATGCAGTTCGATGCCATCGACCGCTATGCCAGCGCAGCCGACATCATCATGCCCGACCCCTACCCGTCTTTCCGCGAAAACATGGGGCCAATTTCCGGCATCGTGAAAGTGGCGAAACACCTAAAAGAAGCCAAACGCGCTTCTGAAGGCCGTCAGGCAATCTGGGTGACTCCTCAGGCATTCGAATGGGACGCGCAAACACCGGCCGCCCGTGCGCCGAATTTCCTCGAACTGCGCAACCAGCAGATCCAGGGCATCGTCACTGGCTCGAAAGGCTTTATCTGGTGGATTTACGGACGCCAGCTCAACGACAAGAACCTGGAACTGGGCATGCCATTCTTAGCGCGTGAAGCACAGCTGCTGAAAAGCGCCATCCTCTCGCCGGATGTCGAAGAAGAACTGCAAATCTCTGCCGACGACACGTCACACCTACACAGCGCCGTCCGTAAAGTGGGCGAGCACACCTACATCTTCGTGGTCAACACCAGCCCTGAATCCATGGGCGCGGTCAACTTCCACCTCCCTTCTTTGGGAACCACTGCACTACAGGTCGTCTCCGAGAAACGTAACCTGCGGGTGGGCAATGGTAAATGGCGCGACACCTTTGAGGGCTATGCCGCACATGTTTACACCACCGATCCTCACTACGAGTTCGGGCAAACTGTATTGGCGGTGCAACGACGCATCGACGAAAGCCTCGCCACACTCGGCAAGCCGGGCAACTTAGCCTTTCGTGGACTTGGAGCAGAAATCGAAACCTCGACCCACTACGAGTTCGGCACCTATCCAAAGCGTCTAAACGATGGCTATGATGGTCGCTGGTGGCAGGCCCAACAGGGTAAAGATCCCGCTTGGATTCAGATAAACTTCCCAAGCGCGACCGAAGTTGGACGCATCGTCGCAGTCACCAACGCCCGCTCTTTTGAAGTTCAGGTCAAAGACACAAGGGGCTGGAAAACCGTCTACCGCGGCGAGAAACCTGCCCACACTCCAGTCGTTGCCCCCTTCACGCCACAAACTACGGACACAGTCCGACTCTTGATTCATTCAGCAGGCAACCGCTCATCGGAACGAATCACTGCCCAGGAAATCGAAGCATATGCCAACTAATCTCCCATCTCCTCCCGCTCGCAAAGCGGAAGTAGACTCTTCATTCATGCCAGTATTTACCGCACAGTCGCCTGCGATTGAAAGGCGTGCCGTGCATCTGGATCTGAAGGGACTACCACCGACCTTTGAACGCCTTATGGCCTTGGTCGAAGTCTTTGACCAAATGCGCTTTAACAGCGTAGTCGTCGAGTGGGAGGACATGTTTCCTTGGTCATTTGACCCGAAATTGCGCAACGCTTCTCACTACACGGCTGAGCAAGTCAAACAGTTTGCCAAACGCTGCGCAGAACTGGACATTGAAATCATCCCACTGATTCAATGCCTCGGGCACCTGGAATTCGTTTTACAACATGAGCCCTACCAACACCTGGCCGAGTGTCCGGAATATGCCGATACCTTGAACCCGTTACACGAGGGCTCGGTGAAGCTGGTCTTACAAATGGTCGATGATGTGCTGGAACTTCTACCGGATGTAACGCACTTTCACCTCGGCGGCGATGAGGCCTGGTCCTTCGGCACCAGTCCCGCTTCGCAAAGCTTCATTGCAGAACACGATAAGCCCACTCTGTTCCTGAAACATGTTCAGCCCATACTGGACTCCTTGCGCCTGCGCAAGGTTCGTCCCCTGATCTGGCATGACATGATGATGAACTGGCCGGTCTCCGCGTTGCAACAAATCGGCAAGGATGCCGACTTGGTCGTCTGGGGTTACCGGGGCACGCCCGCCATGGCTACCCACCACCACAAGTTGGAAGTTCTGGATCGCCTACACGAAGCGGGCATCCCGATCTGGGGCGCTTCCGCCTACAAGGGTGCCGACGGACCTTTCCGCGATCTGCCGAACAAAGAGGCTCGCTTGCTCAACCATACCGGCTGGATGGATGTGGCGGCACCCTATGAGTTGAAAGGACTCATTGCCACAGGTTGGTCGCGCTATGCAAGCGGCCGTGTGCAGGGAGAATCCATTGACGCCTGCCTCGTCGAACTCGCCATGGCCAGTATCCTCTTACACAACGGCCACTGGCCAAACAACGGCTGGCAAGTCTGCGATCAACTGCTCAAGGAAACGGGAGCCTATGAATGCTCCAGCCGTTTGCGTAAGCACTTCAGCAAGGCCGACGCCTTACGCGAAGAAGCCTGGCAAGCCGCACGCCAATTAAAAGAGCAGTTGGCAGGCATGCAGGTCGATCCGGGCCAGCCCTCCGCAGGCACCAACCGGATTCTATGGGATTTCTTCCAGGACCTGGTCCAGCGCATCGAGGAACAAAGCAAACTGCTGCCAGCGCTTTTAAAAGGCCTGGTTTGTGAACCTTTTATCGAACCTTACTATAAAACATGGGCGACGGCCTTGCGGACCGAAGCTGATACCATCAAAGCCCGCTTAAAAATTAAAGACTAAGCATTTACAAATCATGACAACGACTGTAACAACCCAGAGCCAATTGAACTGTGATGTATGCGTCGCAGGTGGCGGTCCCGCCGGAGTGCCGGCAGCCATCGCTGCGGCCAGAAACGGAGCCAAGGTCATTCTCTGCCAGGACCGGCCAGTGCTGGGCGGCAACGCATCCAGCGAAATCCGCATGCACATCGTCGGCGCCGACGGTTCGGGCAAGCGCGGCAGTGCTCTGGCAACGGAGACCAGAGAGGGCGGCATCATCGAAGAGATCCGCCTGGAAAATGCGGTTAAAAATCCGCAGCGCTCTAACTCGATGATGGATCTTATCCTCTTCGACATGTGCCAGCGGGAACCGAATCTCACGCTGATGCTCAATACCTGCGTGACCGCAGCGCAAGTCGAGGACGGCGTCATCCGCTCCGTCACTGCGGAGCGCCAAAGCACGGAAGATGTTTTTCAAATCAAT
The nucleotide sequence above comes from Coraliomargarita algicola. Encoded proteins:
- a CDS encoding discoidin domain-containing protein, which encodes MLNLIRKSTSLAACLTAAAFAPIIAEGQIEAPSISSSYQIDGSFAEPFWKQLEWQDSFHALKSDAPAPDATRFTVAVTDDALLIGIIADVDKGLIANKANQTTVANPTLVGYGKEPGLELFIAPSADSDQYGQWYVTTAGLANDIWRKAGTGAGGLTSWRSQAEVASQVNDGKWFVEMAIPLAAFKYTPESAEQDWRIMLGRVHPRKDGRPVSYSTHAPLSDNFHELANYVPLHMEHSGLEDFLWMIRPVNDGKVIQGTNGMLEYQLEIVADRMEKEGAEFRDVQIDGTLETTQGAVEASSMVALKSSRSSMVNLTFPLSAKDAPKTGTLKLSLAAKELPNRALALHVQDVPLDFKPISIHVTQPAYRNSIYATEDIDAIEAAVSLAVAPEDLRNARLTAALYASGNDQPVAIQELDMTNLQSTVRLELEQKLAVGSYQLQVSVQKPDGTQWQTKELIRSLPAAPYDEWRIDADKVLLRNGEPFLPYGWFGWKTEADPAIEGINTVHVYHLPNQGIEKTLAFMDRMAEEGVVCLTDPWPAALYRKNQKQPMSVAEEEQLRQYVRRLRDHKALLAYYIYDEPEFVPVLPERLNRAYEIIQEEDPYHPCIILNMQFDAIDRYASAADIIMPDPYPSFRENMGPISGIVKVAKHLKEAKRASEGRQAIWVTPQAFEWDAQTPAARAPNFLELRNQQIQGIVTGSKGFIWWIYGRQLNDKNLELGMPFLAREAQLLKSAILSPDVEEELQISADDTSHLHSAVRKVGEHTYIFVVNTSPESMGAVNFHLPSLGTTALQVVSEKRNLRVGNGKWRDTFEGYAAHVYTTDPHYEFGQTVLAVQRRIDESLATLGKPGNLAFRGLGAEIETSTHYEFGTYPKRLNDGYDGRWWQAQQGKDPAWIQINFPSATEVGRIVAVTNARSFEVQVKDTRGWKTVYRGEKPAHTPVVAPFTPQTTDTVRLLIHSAGNRSSERITAQEIEAYAN
- a CDS encoding family 20 glycosylhydrolase, with translation MPVFTAQSPAIERRAVHLDLKGLPPTFERLMALVEVFDQMRFNSVVVEWEDMFPWSFDPKLRNASHYTAEQVKQFAKRCAELDIEIIPLIQCLGHLEFVLQHEPYQHLAECPEYADTLNPLHEGSVKLVLQMVDDVLELLPDVTHFHLGGDEAWSFGTSPASQSFIAEHDKPTLFLKHVQPILDSLRLRKVRPLIWHDMMMNWPVSALQQIGKDADLVVWGYRGTPAMATHHHKLEVLDRLHEAGIPIWGASAYKGADGPFRDLPNKEARLLNHTGWMDVAAPYELKGLIATGWSRYASGRVQGESIDACLVELAMASILLHNGHWPNNGWQVCDQLLKETGAYECSSRLRKHFSKADALREEAWQAARQLKEQLAGMQVDPGQPSAGTNRILWDFFQDLVQRIEEQSKLLPALLKGLVCEPFIEPYYKTWATALRTEADTIKARLKIKD
- a CDS encoding substrate-binding domain-containing protein; the encoded protein is MATVRTLNEDGGENESPVNTPERSRVMKHLNKLVRQRHEGDRLPSVRQISKDCRVSSVTVQAVVEDLCKQGIIETRPRSGIFLAEGGSKAGLGQVDILFITSNAHALDADVVERETFHPQLLQELVSRCGKDLRSTRVHVMLGSAADSELHDLISRVDFQSCVVIGMQDQHVNQVLKQHEVSFVHLFPSAPVLPDYCVAVNNEKLVRMQLEHLWNLGHQKIGLFARYDAAAFHRDKVERRMCYYRLMAEAGLRVAPHWAPQLSYEPAEAVETIQTAFADPTDRPTALIVDDSSLPLIYQTLQSLGLTPGRDIALVGTDGLPISAAMHPTATSLHIGLGSAAALALDMLDSRAQNPDFPSECRWAPIELIARDTSCPPPASVDEPSAS
- a CDS encoding type II secretion system protein, coding for MEPNVSKIKQDVGRKRFARASAFTLTELLFSMAIIAVLMSILIPVVSSVREKSQRVACVSNLRALLTATLQGASLLGGKLPDLHQPTYNNPYWFDADNLESFRVTHGLAEDTFYYPSNEDWNAAKFWDYSPGSRVAGYLYMGNDNNWAASAIVSGGTDEDLPLFAKRVVDETAYQHLWVDLTRQMGDEWGTGVNHQKSGEPTGAHAGYRDGHVEWMPWEELSERHLQIGGVKMWF